A single genomic interval of Argopecten irradians isolate NY chromosome 8, Ai_NY, whole genome shotgun sequence harbors:
- the LOC138329804 gene encoding uncharacterized protein, with product MQNCLFILQVFQATPYNLRDPTTSCNYPNTANNEVFKATPYNLRDPTTSCNYPNTANNEVFQATPYNLRDPTTSCNYPNTANNEVFNDTSQTLSENPSEDESQISSWSVENLLEQNEFEKLNAYLQSSSISPVRYKVNTALEDMADSSKRYVKKKASAVVDAILNTIAPGQAKELLDMITSKQSNTNGKGNSNSDLMNTVVHLNGATEDNFIRCQLLSLLSRSMSKAELLGCIPELTTYRIDQKPKECTKYKRMRMDPEKMEHALAFFFNPAFYQIASYGTRELKLDTGEMLQIPEVVRTACHSTLIGMYQCYCIDSGFEPLSRATLFKVLKICATSTRTSMKGLDNISAEGHEGFDHLIKVVSKLEEHGVPRVKTLQLISQLNGYQIYLKSGYKVRVVKSSSCADHCRDSALSDPNLIMYQSVCDHNHDMHCSMCESWHDVIREIRKIIEESYFSEDLI from the exons ATGCAAAACTGcttatttattttacaggtatTCCAAGCCACGCCATATAATCTGAGAGATCCTACCACGTCTTGCAATTACCCAAATACAGCAAACAATGAG GTATTCAAAGCCACGCCATATAATCTGAGAGATCCTACCACGTCTTGCAATTACCCAAATACAGCAAATAATgag GTATTCCAAGCCACGCCATATAATCTGAGAGATCCTACCACGTCTTGCAATTACCCAAATACAGCAAACAAtgag GTCTTCAACGACACATCACAGACTTTATCAGAGAATCCGAGTGAAGATGAATCACAGATATCTTCCTGGAGTGTTGAGAATCTACTGGAACAGAATGAGTTTGAGAAATTGAATGCGTATCTCCAGTCCTCTTCCATCAGTCCTGTAAGGTACAAAGTAAATACTGCATTAGAGGATATGGCAGATAGCTCAAAGCGTTACGTCAAGAAAAAAGCAAGTGCAGTTGTTGATGCTATTCTTAATACCATAGCACCAGGCCAGGCTAAAGAACTTTTGGACATGATTACCTCGAAACAAAGCAACACCAATGGTAAAGGTAATTCCAACTCTGATCTTATGAACACTGTGGTACATCTAAATGGAGCAACTGAAGATAATTTCATAAGATGTCAACTATTATCCCTACTGTCCAGATCCATGTCCAAAGCTGAACTCCTTGGTTGTATTCCTGAATTAACAACATACCGCATTGATCAA AAACCTAAAGAATGTACCAAATACAAAAGAATGAGAATGGATCCAGAGAAAATGGAGCATGCCTTGGCATTTTTCTTTAATCCAGCGTTTTATCAGATTGCTTCGTATGGAACAAGAGAATTGAAACTTGATACTGGCGAGATGCTTCAGATACCTGAGGTTGTCCGGACAGCATGCCATTCCACACTGATAGGTATGTATCAGTGCTACTGTATAGACTCTGGGTTTGAGCCTCTCTCTAGAGCAACACTtttcaaagttttaaaaatatgtgcAACATCCACGAGAACAAGTATGAAAGGCCTTGATAACATCTCAGCCGAAGGACACGAAGGATTTGATCATCTCATTAAAGTTGTTTCAAAACTAGAGGAGCATGGAGTACCGAGGGTAAAGACTCTGCAGTTGATATCACAGTTAAATGGATATCAGATCTATCTGAAGTCGGGATACAAAGTCCGTGTTGTGAAGAGCTCTTCATGTGCTGATCATTGTAGGGACTCGGCTCTAAGTGATCCAAATCTAATCATGTACCAGAGTGTCTGTGACCATAATCATGATATGCACTGTTCAATGTGCGAGTCCTGGCATGATGTCATCAGAGAAATAAGGAAAATCATAGAAGAATCATATTTTTCTGAAGACCTAATTTGA